Proteins encoded within one genomic window of Coprococcus phoceensis:
- the fusA gene encoding elongation factor G, which produces MAGREYPLERTRNIGIMAHIDAGKTTTTERILYYTGVNHKIGDTHEGTATMDWMAQEQERGITITSAATTCHWTLQENCKPKAGALEHRINIIDTPGHVDFTVEVERSLRVLDGAVGVFCAKGGVEPQSENVWRQADTYNVPRMAFINKMDILGANFYAAVEQIKTRLGKNAICIQLPIGKEDDFKGIIDLFEMKAYIYNDDKGDDISIVDIPEDMKDDAELYRTELVEKICELDDDLMMAYLEGEEPSVEELKAALRKGTCTCAAVPVCCGTAYRNKGVQKLLDAVIEFMPSPLDIPAIQGVDEDGNDVVRESSDEGPFSALVFKIMTDPFVGKLAYFRVYSGTMNSGSYVLNATKGKKERVGRILQMHANKREELDKVYSGDIAAAIGFKFSTTGDTICDEQHPVVLESMEFPEPVIELAIEPKTKASQGKLGESLAKLAEEDPTFRAHTDQETGQTIIAGMGELHLEIIVDRLLREFKVEANVGAPQVAYKESFTKAVDVDSKYAKQSGGRGQYGHCKVKFEPTDVNGEQTFFFESTVVGGAIPKEYIPKVGEGIEEAMKSGTLGGFPVVGIKATVYDGSYHEVDSSEMAFHIAGSLAFKDAMAKAAPVLLEPIMKVEVTMPEEYMGDVIGDINARRGRIEGMDDLGGGKIVRAYVPLSEMFGYSTDLRSRTQGRGNYSMFFEKYEPVPKNVQEKVLSNKNA; this is translated from the coding sequence TTGGCTGGAAGAGAATATCCATTAGAGAGAACAAGAAACATCGGTATTATGGCTCATATTGATGCTGGTAAAACAACAACAACAGAGCGTATCTTATACTATACTGGTGTTAACCATAAAATTGGTGATACTCACGAAGGTACTGCTACTATGGACTGGATGGCTCAGGAGCAGGAAAGAGGTATCACAATCACTTCAGCAGCTACAACATGTCACTGGACATTGCAGGAAAACTGCAAACCTAAAGCTGGCGCTTTAGAGCACCGTATCAACATCATTGATACTCCGGGACACGTTGACTTTACTGTAGAAGTTGAGCGTTCACTCCGTGTACTTGATGGTGCAGTAGGTGTATTCTGTGCAAAAGGTGGAGTTGAACCACAGTCAGAAAACGTATGGCGTCAGGCTGACACATACAACGTACCAAGAATGGCATTCATCAATAAGATGGACATTTTAGGTGCCAACTTCTACGCAGCAGTTGAACAGATTAAGACAAGATTAGGTAAAAATGCAATCTGCATTCAGTTGCCAATCGGAAAAGAAGATGACTTCAAAGGAATTATCGATTTATTTGAAATGAAAGCTTATATCTATAATGATGATAAAGGTGATGACATTTCTATCGTTGATATTCCGGAAGATATGAAAGATGATGCTGAGTTATATCGTACAGAATTAGTAGAAAAAATCTGCGAATTAGACGACGATTTAATGATGGCATATTTAGAAGGAGAAGAACCATCTGTAGAAGAATTGAAAGCAGCATTAAGAAAGGGAACATGTACTTGTGCAGCTGTTCCGGTATGCTGTGGTACAGCTTACAGAAACAAAGGTGTTCAGAAACTTCTTGATGCAGTTATCGAATTCATGCCTTCACCACTTGACATTCCTGCAATCCAGGGTGTTGATGAAGACGGAAACGATGTTGTAAGAGAATCTTCTGATGAAGGTCCTTTCTCAGCATTAGTATTTAAGATTATGACTGACCCATTCGTAGGTAAGTTAGCATACTTCAGAGTTTACTCTGGAACAATGAACTCAGGTTCTTATGTATTGAATGCAACAAAAGGAAAGAAAGAACGTGTTGGACGTATCCTTCAGATGCATGCAAACAAGAGAGAAGAGCTTGACAAAGTATATTCAGGAGATATCGCAGCTGCGATCGGATTCAAATTCTCTACAACTGGAGATACAATCTGTGACGAACAGCATCCGGTAGTTCTTGAATCTATGGAATTCCCAGAGCCGGTTATCGAGTTAGCTATTGAACCAAAAACAAAAGCTTCTCAAGGTAAACTTGGTGAATCCTTAGCAAAACTTGCAGAAGAAGACCCGACATTCCGTGCTCATACAGATCAGGAAACAGGTCAGACAATCATCGCTGGTATGGGTGAGCTTCACCTTGAAATCATCGTAGACAGACTTCTTCGTGAATTCAAAGTAGAGGCAAACGTAGGTGCACCGCAGGTTGCTTACAAAGAATCATTCACAAAAGCAGTTGATGTAGACAGCAAATATGCAAAACAGTCAGGTGGACGTGGACAGTACGGACACTGTAAAGTTAAATTTGAGCCAACAGATGTCAATGGCGAGCAGACATTCTTCTTTGAATCTACAGTAGTAGGTGGAGCGATTCCAAAAGAATACATTCCAAAAGTAGGAGAAGGTATTGAAGAAGCTATGAAATCTGGTACACTTGGTGGATTCCCGGTAGTTGGTATTAAAGCTACTGTATACGATGGTTCTTACCATGAAGTCGATTCAAGTGAAATGGCATTCCATATTGCCGGATCTTTAGCATTCAAAGATGCTATGGCAAAGGCGGCTCCGGTACTTCTTGAGCCAATTATGAAAGTTGAAGTAACAATGCCGGAAGAATATATGGGTGATGTTATCGGTGACATCAATGCACGTCGTGGACGTATCGAAGGTATGGATGACTTAGGCGGCGGTAAGATCGTAAGAGCTTACGTTCCATTGTCAGAAATGTTTGGATACTCTACAGACTTACGTTCAAGAACTCAGGGACGTGGTAACTACTCTATGTTCTTTGAGAAATATGAACCAGTACCGAAGAACGTTCAGGAAAAAGTATTATCTAATAAAAATGCATAA
- the tuf gene encoding elongation factor Tu, with product MAKAKFERTKPHANIGTIGHVDHGKTTLTAAITKTLAARVAGNAAVDFENIDKAPEERERGITISTAHVEYETEKRHYAHVDCPGHADYVKNMITGAAQMDGAILVVAATDGVMAQTREHILLSRQVGVPYIVVFMNKCDMVDDEELLELVEMEIRELLDEYEFPGDDTPIIQGSALKALEDPNGEWGDKIMELMDAVDSYIPDPQRATDQPFLMPVEDVFSITGRGTVATGRVERGTLHVSDEVEIVGIKEESRKVVITGIEMFRKLLDEAQAGDNIGALLRGVQRTEIERGQCLVKPGSVTCHHKFTAQVYVLTKDEGGRHTPFFNNYRPQFYFRTTDVTGVCNLPEGTEMCMPGDNVEMSIELIHPVAMEQGLRFAIREGGRTVGSGRVATIIE from the coding sequence ATGGCTAAAGCTAAATTTGAAAGAACAAAACCACATGCTAACATTGGTACAATCGGACACGTTGACCATGGTAAAACAACTTTAACAGCTGCTATCACAAAAACTCTTGCAGCAAGAGTTGCTGGTAACGCTGCTGTAGATTTCGAAAACATCGACAAAGCTCCAGAAGAAAGAGAACGTGGTATCACAATTTCTACAGCTCACGTTGAGTACGAAACAGAAAAACGTCACTACGCTCACGTTGACTGCCCAGGACATGCCGATTACGTTAAAAACATGATCACAGGTGCTGCTCAGATGGATGGTGCTATCCTTGTTGTAGCTGCTACTGATGGTGTTATGGCTCAGACAAGAGAGCACATCTTACTTTCTCGTCAGGTAGGTGTACCTTACATCGTAGTATTCATGAACAAATGTGACATGGTTGACGATGAAGAATTATTAGAATTAGTAGAAATGGAAATTCGTGAATTATTAGATGAATACGAATTCCCAGGAGATGATACTCCAATCATCCAGGGATCAGCTCTTAAAGCTCTTGAAGATCCAAACGGAGAATGGGGAGACAAAATTATGGAACTTATGGATGCAGTAGATAGCTACATTCCAGATCCACAGAGAGCAACAGATCAGCCATTCTTGATGCCAGTAGAAGACGTATTCTCTATCACAGGACGTGGTACAGTTGCTACAGGTAGAGTAGAACGTGGTACACTTCACGTATCTGACGAAGTTGAAATCGTTGGTATCAAAGAAGAATCTCGTAAAGTTGTTATCACAGGTATCGAGATGTTCCGTAAACTTCTTGACGAAGCTCAAGCTGGTGATAACATCGGTGCATTACTTCGTGGTGTTCAGAGAACTGAAATCGAAAGAGGACAGTGTCTTGTTAAACCAGGTAGTGTAACTTGCCACCACAAATTCACAGCTCAGGTTTACGTATTGACAAAAGATGAAGGTGGACGTCATACACCATTCTTCAACAACTACAGACCACAGTTCTACTTCAGAACAACTGACGTAACAGGTGTTTGTAACTTACCAGAAGGTACAGAAATGTGCATGCCTGGTGACAACGTAGAAATGTCAATCGAATTAATTCACCCAGTAGCTATGGAACAAGGTTTACGTTTCGCTATCCGTGAAGGTGGACGTACAGTAGGTTCAGGAAGAGTTGCTACAATCATTGAGTAA
- a CDS encoding helix-turn-helix domain-containing protein — MVGKKIRAYREFRGYSQIQLAELSGINVGTIRKYELGIRNPKPDQLEKIATALGLNVSVFLDFNIETVGDVLSLLFSIDDSVNLSLAETPDQKVALTFDNPTMQDFFRKWCQFKNIYEKEKAEILAIENEDKRQEELDKLNATQEEWKLRAMGTTIGCHTIVKKGTEGNDIKTYDLT; from the coding sequence ATGGTAGGTAAAAAAATCCGGGCATACCGGGAATTCAGAGGATACAGTCAGATACAGTTAGCCGAGCTGTCCGGCATTAACGTAGGTACAATCAGAAAATATGAACTTGGAATCCGGAATCCAAAACCGGATCAGTTAGAAAAGATAGCAACTGCACTGGGATTAAATGTAAGTGTTTTTCTGGATTTTAATATTGAAACAGTCGGAGATGTACTCTCTCTGTTGTTTTCTATTGATGATTCAGTGAACCTCTCACTTGCTGAAACACCTGATCAGAAGGTTGCGCTGACATTCGATAATCCTACAATGCAGGACTTTTTCAGGAAATGGTGTCAATTTAAAAATATCTATGAAAAGGAAAAAGCTGAAATACTAGCTATCGAAAATGAAGATAAAAGACAGGAAGAACTGGATAAACTGAACGCTACCCAGGAAGAATGGAAACTACGTGCCATGGGAACTACGATAGGTTGTCATACCATCGTTAAGAAGGGCACTGAAGGTAATGACATTAAGACGTATGATCTGACTTAA
- a CDS encoding helix-turn-helix domain-containing protein, which produces MRTNYMMTVDDVMEELGVKRSKAYSILKQLNNELAKEGYIAVRGKIPRPYWETKFYGCSQRAM; this is translated from the coding sequence ATGAGAACTAATTATATGATGACTGTTGATGATGTCATGGAAGAATTAGGCGTGAAACGCAGTAAGGCATATTCCATTTTAAAACAGCTCAATAATGAACTGGCAAAGGAAGGATATATAGCAGTTCGTGGAAAGATTCCACGTCCCTATTGGGAAACAAAATTTTATGGATGCTCGCAGAGAGCAATGTGA
- a CDS encoding site-specific integrase, which yields MSAYKDKAQGTWYVSFRYIDWTGKKTQKLKRGFKTKKEALNYEKEFIRKTAADMKMEMNSFIQVYFEDKKNELKENSIRNKQHMMNKHIVPSFGTRKMNEITPAEIIRWQNTIQEKGYSKTYERMIQNQLNALFNHAQKIYNLKENPCKKVKKMGKSDANKLEFWTKAEYDRFIAGIEPGSEDYLIFEILFWTGVREGELLALRLSDFDMSGNLLHINKTYNRIRKRDVIDTPKTENSVRTIDIPNFLKEEVQEYAKKHYGFPEDQRLFPIVARTLQKRLKKYEALTGVKPIRVHDIRHSHVAYLIYQGVEPLIIKERLGHKDIQMTMNTYGHLYPSQQKKVAEMLDNKR from the coding sequence ATGTCAGCTTACAAAGACAAAGCACAGGGAACCTGGTATGTGAGCTTCCGTTATATTGACTGGACAGGAAAGAAAACGCAGAAGCTGAAAAGAGGGTTCAAGACTAAGAAAGAAGCATTGAATTATGAGAAGGAATTCATAAGAAAGACTGCAGCGGATATGAAGATGGAGATGAACAGTTTTATTCAAGTTTATTTTGAAGATAAAAAGAATGAACTGAAAGAAAATTCAATCCGTAATAAACAGCACATGATGAACAAGCATATTGTTCCGTCTTTTGGAACAAGAAAAATGAATGAGATCACACCGGCAGAGATTATCCGGTGGCAGAATACCATTCAGGAAAAAGGATACAGCAAGACTTATGAGCGTATGATCCAGAATCAGTTAAATGCACTGTTTAATCATGCACAGAAAATTTACAATCTGAAGGAAAATCCATGTAAGAAAGTAAAAAAGATGGGGAAATCAGATGCCAACAAGCTGGAATTCTGGACGAAGGCAGAATACGACAGATTTATTGCCGGGATTGAGCCGGGGAGTGAAGATTATCTGATATTTGAAATTCTGTTTTGGACAGGAGTCAGGGAAGGAGAACTTCTGGCATTGAGACTTTCGGATTTTGATATGAGTGGGAATCTCCTGCATATCAATAAGACTTATAACCGGATCAGGAAAAGAGATGTGATTGATACTCCTAAAACAGAAAATTCAGTCCGTACCATTGATATTCCTAATTTTCTTAAGGAAGAGGTACAGGAGTATGCAAAGAAGCATTATGGATTTCCGGAAGATCAGCGGTTGTTCCCGATTGTGGCGAGAACACTGCAGAAACGTCTTAAGAAATATGAAGCACTGACCGGTGTAAAACCAATCAGAGTGCACGATATCCGTCACAGCCATGTGGCATATCTGATCTACCAGGGCGTAGAACCGCTGATTATCAAGGAAAGGCTGGGGCACAAAGACATTCAGATGACAATGAACACTTATGGGCATCTGTACCCGTCACAGCAGAAAAAAGTTGCTGAGATGCTGGACAATAAACGTTAA
- a CDS encoding CHC2 zinc finger domain-containing protein: MTLFEQVKGCVTARQAAEHYGIKVKGNGMACCPFHKDRHPSMKADKIYHCFACGVGGDAIDFTARLFGISQYEAAKKMIEDFGLDIKIEDRNKYKRTHQSRNTLISKKPKVVMIREKLEQWLKHATDVLIRYLKWIQFWKEFYRPEPEEEWHELFTEALANERKINDYLDVLMFGTGEEIVEFFKMKRREVEKIEERINEYQREVLNGIRRYCERGDAYNRRCQ; encoded by the coding sequence GTGACATTATTTGAACAGGTAAAAGGATGTGTGACAGCGAGACAGGCTGCGGAGCATTACGGGATTAAAGTAAAGGGAAATGGAATGGCATGTTGTCCGTTTCATAAAGACCGACACCCAAGTATGAAGGCAGATAAAATCTATCATTGCTTTGCATGTGGAGTGGGCGGTGATGCGATAGATTTTACAGCAAGGTTATTTGGAATATCACAGTATGAAGCTGCGAAAAAGATGATAGAAGATTTTGGATTGGATATAAAAATCGAAGACAGAAACAAATACAAAAGGACGCACCAAAGCAGGAATACTTTGATATCAAAGAAACCTAAAGTGGTGATGATCAGAGAAAAACTGGAGCAGTGGTTGAAACATGCAACAGACGTGCTGATAAGATATCTGAAATGGATTCAGTTCTGGAAAGAGTTTTACAGACCAGAACCGGAAGAAGAATGGCACGAGTTATTTACGGAGGCATTGGCAAATGAAAGAAAGATAAATGACTATCTGGACGTGCTGATGTTTGGAACGGGAGAAGAAATTGTAGAATTTTTCAAGATGAAGAGAAGGGAGGTTGAAAAAATTGAAGAAAGAATTAACGAATATCAGCGAGAAGTCCTTAATGGAATTAGAAGATATTGTGAACGAGGAGATGCTTACAACAGAAGATGTCAATGA
- a CDS encoding virulence-associated E family protein, producing MELEDIVNEEMLTTEDVNDMLEHTDKGRTKQTIRNCVTVLQKDPVLKKAIKRNELSGRMDIVKEVPWERRNNSPTVTDTDENNLKMYLEENYELTSERVIKAGVDIVSNENKYHPIRDYLESLVWDGIPRIENMLPHFLGAEKSNYTVGVMKMHMVAAISRIYEPGIKYDIMLCLVGSQGAGKSTFFKYLAIKEEWFSDNLDHLDDENIYRKLQNHWIIEMGEMKATVTAKNIEQIKSFLSRQKETYKVPYEVHPEDRPRQCVFCGTSNDLNFLPLDRTGNRRFAPVMTDMLKAEVHILDNEAESKAYIEQAWAEAMVLYRQGSVFLGFTKEIEEEAKRLQKEFMPEDTNAGIIQAFLDDYDDDYVCTRILFDEALHRTGEMKQWEGKEIANIMNNAIVGWKPHGTHRFGKEYGIQRSWKRMEDSVKKDKDGFIEVPEQLEIPFE from the coding sequence ATGGAATTAGAAGATATTGTGAACGAGGAGATGCTTACAACAGAAGATGTCAATGATATGTTGGAGCATACGGATAAAGGAAGAACAAAGCAGACAATCAGAAATTGTGTAACCGTATTACAAAAAGATCCAGTGCTGAAAAAAGCGATTAAACGAAATGAGCTTTCTGGAAGAATGGACATTGTGAAAGAGGTGCCCTGGGAACGGAGAAATAACAGTCCTACGGTTACAGATACTGATGAAAATAATTTGAAGATGTATCTGGAAGAAAATTATGAACTGACAAGCGAGCGTGTGATCAAAGCGGGAGTAGATATTGTTTCCAATGAAAATAAATATCACCCAATCAGAGATTATCTGGAGAGCCTGGTTTGGGACGGAATTCCAAGAATAGAAAATATGCTTCCGCATTTCCTGGGAGCAGAAAAGAGCAACTACACAGTCGGAGTAATGAAAATGCACATGGTGGCAGCGATTTCGAGAATTTATGAACCGGGAATAAAATATGACATTATGCTGTGTCTGGTTGGAAGTCAGGGAGCCGGAAAGTCTACATTTTTCAAATATCTGGCGATAAAAGAAGAATGGTTCAGTGATAATCTGGATCATCTGGATGATGAAAACATTTACAGAAAACTGCAGAACCACTGGATTATTGAAATGGGAGAAATGAAGGCAACTGTCACAGCAAAGAATATTGAACAGATAAAATCGTTTCTGAGCAGACAGAAAGAAACCTACAAGGTACCTTATGAAGTTCACCCGGAAGACAGACCGAGACAGTGTGTATTTTGCGGTACTTCAAATGATCTGAATTTTCTTCCTCTGGACAGAACCGGAAACAGACGATTTGCTCCGGTGATGACAGATATGTTGAAAGCAGAAGTTCATATTCTGGACAATGAGGCAGAGAGCAAAGCCTATATCGAACAGGCTTGGGCAGAGGCAATGGTACTGTATCGACAGGGAAGTGTGTTCTTAGGATTTACAAAGGAAATTGAGGAAGAGGCAAAGCGTCTGCAGAAAGAATTTATGCCGGAAGATACCAATGCCGGAATCATACAGGCATTTCTTGATGACTACGATGACGATTATGTATGTACAAGAATTCTGTTCGATGAAGCGCTACATCGAACCGGAGAAATGAAACAGTGGGAAGGTAAAGAGATTGCTAATATTATGAACAATGCGATTGTAGGCTGGAAACCACATGGTACACACCGATTCGGAAAGGAATATGGAATACAGCGGTCATGGAAACGGATGGAAGATTCGGTGAAGAAAGATAAAGACGGATTTATAGAAGTACCGGAACAGTTGGAAATACCGTTTGAGTAA
- a CDS encoding DUF5348 domain-containing protein — protein MKQGRLGYNSSNGRYGLLSSDLWIDTGFHCGEGLEVLVGDEWVQTRMEMNLAREWYLVGTPYCGDMEYVQARISG, from the coding sequence ATGAAACAGGGAAGATTAGGATACAACAGTAGTAATGGAAGATATGGATTATTATCATCAGACTTATGGATTGATACAGGATTTCACTGTGGAGAAGGACTGGAAGTGCTGGTAGGTGATGAATGGGTACAGACCAGAATGGAGATGAATCTGGCAAGAGAATGGTATCTGGTGGGGACACCTTACTGCGGAGATATGGAATATGTGCAGGCGAGAATATCGGGATAA
- a CDS encoding plasmid recombination protein, with amino-acid sequence MMKRTISGMIGAGSLAHNRRDFVAENVDPDRVQLNICYKNENLKEVYKELFDDAVERYNVGKRKNRQIANYYEKIRQGKQEKLFHEVIFQIGNREDMAVGTSEGNLAVKVLDEYVKDFQKRNPTLRVFSCYLHQDEATPHLHIDFVPYVTNWKGKGMDTRVSLKQALKSLGFQGGNKHDTELNQWINHEKEVLAEIAMQHGIEWEQKGTHEEHLDVYNFKKKERKKEVQELEQEKENLTAENEGLTSQIADARADIKLLEEEKIQFQKDKETAERRAEKAETELKKLEDRREFLQPVMDNVSKEIKEYGMVKTFLPEATALERAVTYREKKIKPLFIEMKNKIGAMAAQVKELTRERDSWKSKFQKKRQEHEKTKKKLAEVQKDYQKLSGEKEILQGIADRYNRLLRMLGKDMVERLVQDDIRMQAELEAKKQKAQMPKKISDRIPWAKERSEEHNAQIKKNKAKYRGMEL; translated from the coding sequence ATGATGAAACGAACAATCAGTGGCATGATCGGAGCCGGTTCACTGGCTCATAACAGACGGGATTTTGTAGCAGAAAATGTAGATCCGGACAGAGTACAACTGAACATTTGTTATAAGAATGAGAATCTGAAGGAAGTTTATAAAGAGCTGTTTGACGATGCGGTTGAGAGATACAATGTCGGGAAAAGAAAGAACCGGCAAATTGCAAATTATTATGAAAAAATCCGACAGGGCAAACAGGAGAAGCTGTTTCATGAAGTGATATTCCAGATAGGAAATCGTGAGGATATGGCGGTGGGAACGTCAGAAGGAAATCTGGCTGTAAAGGTACTGGACGAATATGTGAAAGACTTCCAGAAGCGGAATCCGACACTTCGGGTATTTAGCTGCTATCTGCATCAGGATGAAGCTACTCCACATCTGCATATTGACTTTGTACCTTATGTGACCAACTGGAAGGGAAAAGGAATGGATACCAGAGTTTCACTGAAACAGGCATTGAAAAGTCTTGGGTTTCAAGGTGGAAATAAGCATGATACAGAACTGAATCAGTGGATAAATCATGAAAAAGAAGTGCTGGCAGAAATTGCAATGCAGCATGGAATTGAATGGGAGCAGAAAGGTACACATGAAGAGCATCTGGATGTTTACAATTTCAAAAAGAAAGAGCGTAAGAAGGAAGTGCAGGAACTGGAACAGGAAAAAGAAAATCTGACAGCAGAGAATGAAGGTCTGACTTCTCAGATTGCGGACGCAAGGGCAGATATTAAGCTTCTGGAAGAAGAAAAAATTCAGTTCCAGAAAGATAAAGAAACAGCGGAAAGACGTGCTGAGAAAGCAGAAACAGAATTGAAAAAACTGGAAGACAGAAGAGAATTTCTGCAACCGGTGATGGATAATGTCAGTAAGGAAATAAAAGAATATGGAATGGTCAAAACATTTTTACCGGAAGCTACAGCATTGGAACGTGCGGTAACTTACCGGGAAAAGAAAATCAAACCACTGTTTATTGAAATGAAAAACAAAATCGGTGCGATGGCTGCACAGGTGAAAGAACTCACAAGAGAAAGAGATAGTTGGAAAAGTAAGTTTCAGAAGAAAAGGCAAGAGCATGAAAAAACAAAAAAGAAACTGGCAGAAGTTCAGAAAGATTATCAGAAATTGTCTGGTGAGAAAGAAATACTGCAGGGAATTGCAGACAGATATAACCGACTTTTACGCATGTTGGGGAAAGATATGGTAGAAAGACTGGTGCAGGACGATATCCGGATGCAGGCGGAACTTGAAGCGAAAAAGCAGAAAGCGCAGATGCCGAAAAAAATAAGTGATCGTATACCGTGGGCGAAAGAACGAAGTGAAGAACACAATGCACAAATTAAGAAGAATAAAGCAAAGTACAGAGGAATGGAGTTGTAA
- a CDS encoding TnpV protein, which produces MKKQIYDEKNGLSYTLHGDYYLPDLEINEEEPTYGKYGIMRKQFLKEHRSARYQYLVLTGKLTEHLNQVDKEVREKVEKLVEQMAEQWGVTEELKMQDQMEWVRRMNNIKATAEEIVYKNIIFM; this is translated from the coding sequence ATGAAGAAACAAATTTATGATGAAAAGAACGGACTGAGTTACACATTGCATGGAGATTATTATCTGCCGGATCTGGAAATCAATGAGGAAGAACCCACATATGGGAAATATGGAATAATGCGAAAACAGTTTTTGAAGGAACATAGGAGTGCCAGGTATCAGTATCTGGTACTGACCGGGAAACTGACGGAGCATTTGAATCAGGTCGATAAAGAGGTCAGAGAAAAGGTTGAAAAGCTAGTAGAGCAGATGGCTGAACAGTGGGGCGTGACGGAAGAACTGAAGATGCAGGATCAGATGGAATGGGTGAGGAGGATGAATAATATCAAAGCAACTGCTGAAGAAATAGTATATAAAAATATAATCTTTATGTAG
- a CDS encoding very short patch repair endonuclease produces MSRDSATVSNNMRKIHSKDTSIELLLRKALWHKGYRYRKNYKALPGSPDIVLTKYKIAIFCDSEFFHGKDWEILKLRLEKGKNPDFWIKKIERNRNRDYENDKKLLFLGYTVLHFWGQDISKHTDECLQAIEEAIWDTKFSDTATDYDISEE; encoded by the coding sequence ATGTCGCGTGATTCCGCTACCGTTTCAAACAATATGCGTAAGATTCACAGTAAAGATACTTCCATAGAACTATTGCTCCGAAAAGCTCTATGGCACAAAGGTTATCGCTATCGTAAAAATTATAAAGCTCTCCCTGGTTCTCCTGACATTGTTCTTACCAAATATAAAATTGCTATTTTTTGCGATAGTGAATTTTTTCACGGAAAGGATTGGGAAATTCTCAAGCTTCGGCTTGAAAAAGGGAAAAATCCAGACTTTTGGATCAAAAAAATCGAGCGAAATCGTAATCGTGATTATGAAAATGATAAAAAACTTCTATTCCTAGGCTATACTGTTCTTCACTTCTGGGGGCAAGACATTTCCAAACATACAGATGAGTGTTTACAAGCCATTGAAGAAGCCATTTGGGATACAAAATTTTCTGATACAGCCACTGACTATGATATATCCGAAGAATAA